TTTTAGTAATTAAtctcttaaaatttttattaatttttcaaaatatttataaaaaattttagataagtgaaatagatttttattttttattaattgactctcaaagttttttttttagtttttaataatttataatttatatattatgaatATGTATTTTTTAATGGAGGCACCATAGACGAGTTATAATTGATGGGCTATATAGCTGAAGATATCCCTCTTATATTCTTTTATAAAGGTGAATAATCTTAGAAGAGGTAGATGAGAAAATTCAAATTCGATATCTTTCCACTTCGTACACTTTAAAGATGTAAGAAGACCAAACAAGTTAGTCTTTGTTTGAAATATtataattcaaattaaaacattaaaattatttgatttttattaaataaatataaaaatttaattaaaaattaattattcaaattacaaattaaaatttgttgGGTAGttgttttttgaaaattaaatacaagttaagataataatttcattcaaattaaagtaaataaatattttatttatatatgtataagtaGATAAAATTAGTGATCTCAATTATATATCATGAAAATttagaattgaccaatttaaatatacatttatttttatttttatatgatatatttactttattgttttattaatatttaatttttcatgtcttgttaattttaatgattattattattatttttttaatcttatgCTTTTAGCTATTTTGATTTGTATTTATCTTTTTAGCTTTTTGCttctataaattttatgtaagacttatttatatataaaatacttTGATGTAGATTgatttttttcaaataatataactttatattataaagttatataataatcaaaattataattttgtaatacttatatgtattatttattttttatcatatttttttggattaataaaaaattcttataatttaatatttatattatgaAGTTATATAGTAATCAAAACTATAATTTTGCAATACTTAAATTTGTTGTTTATTTTTCGTTATATTTTTTTGAATCTATAAAAAAttcttataatttaatattttatgttatttttatttactaTATATTTACACATTCtatattatatatgtataagAGATAATATTTTATTGATGTATTATCATTGGccctttaataaaaatttaatttatgacttctcatatataaaataaataaaatttacatatttatattttaagtcCATATTAAACAAAGTCTATATAAAATTTTCCCCTTCTTGAAGGATTTAACTTGCTGCATTGAAGTGTTGGTGGCTTATTTTATGGTAGTAACTTGATAAACTTAGTTTGGTTCAAAGTCTTTGTTGTATTTGCATTGTTAGTActtagtttttatttatttatttattttgggtaTTCTTTTCACATTTAGATTGTGTTAATGAGAAATCCATTGACCTAAGTGTAAAATGAATTTGCATTATTTGATGGTTTAAAACGTTGGTGTGAAATTGactttaatttctttaaaaaaaatattatgttcAAATAATAAAGAtcctttctttcatttttttacaCATTTAATTAACTgattaattgttaaaaaaaaagaaagttatcTTTCTCTTTATCCTTCTATATCAACATAGCAGACTTTTCCCACTTCGTTAATTACTTTCTCAAGAGCAAGGAAAACTAACAATGttctagaaaataattttaattcgtGACATCAATGTTCGGCTAACAGTTTTGATGAGCTGAATGAAATAATATTAgtcaattaatatttttttgcaattaaaaaacatgatttattatatttatataattttaattattgaatttaaaaGGTCTTAATGTCTCTTAATTTCTTATAAAAGCTAAGCTTTTGTATAACTGGTAACGTTCAATAGTCAATACCTTGTAATAGCCTATCCTGTTGTTCTGTTTTCATGGAAAACCATTGCTATccccatgaaaaaaaaaaaaaagaaaaaagaaaaaaagccgCCCATAGTAGCTAAGCATTCGCATCCACAGCCACGTAAAATACTTAATATTCAAAGTATTTTCTTTTTATGCATAGATTAAATCATGAGTGGTATGTGAAATATATAATTGTTAATTTAATGTAAGTTTTGTTGTCTAAAATACTTAttaaattaaatgtaaaaaaaaatattaaattttaaatatgaattctaatatagaaatttttattttctgtctataatttttattttagacTATGCACATTAGATATATTAGATTAATATATGTATGTTAAACGTGACAATCACActctaatttcaagaaaatagagtTCAGTTGCCCATTGTTAAGGACTTAATGGATCTAAATTAAACTATAATGGTCTAGTTGACTTGAATGATAAAGTTGAAGGGCTAATTTGAATTTTCAGCCTTAGAAATTGACAATAAAATATATTATCTAAATTCAATTTGACCAATTTAAATTAACTGGATATTTTTGTCTAGTTGTTGGTGCATTGTTTCTATATAAAGCATGATATGGAAGATGAAAAACCATCCTCATATCAACAAAGTTTTCGTTATTTGAGCAAGGAAAAAGAAAAGTAGGGATGGCTAGCGCAAGGTTAAGTGCAGAGAGATGGAGAGAACTAAGCGGCGAGAACAATTGGGAGGGTTTGTTGGATCCTCTAGACTATGATCTTCGCTGCTTTATTATTAGCTATGGGGATAGAGCTGTAGCTATTGGCAATGCCTACAACGACAAGAAGTTCTCTGATTGTCGTGGATTTTGTCGTTATCCACCAGAGGATTTCTTCTCTAAGCTGGGCATAACAAACCGCAATCCCTTTGATTATACTCTCACTGACTTTATTTATTCAAGATTAGAGGACAATGTCTTCCACTGGGATAGTGGACCATTGTCCACTTGGTGTGCTTATGTGGCAGTTGCCACAGATGAGGGGAAGGATAAGCTTGGGAGGAGGGAAATTGTGCTTTCTTGGAGAGGAACCACGTTGAAAGTGGAATGGCATAGAGATCTTGAAGCCATACCATTCATAGCTTCAGACTTATTTGGAGTCCGTGTTCCTCTGCCTTTGGTGCATTATGGCTTTCACAGCCTCTACACCTCAAAAGACCAAAACTCTACTTACAATAAGACTAGTGCCAGAGAGCAGGTAATTCATGTTCTTTTTAAGGATTAATTATCTCGAGATCATTTATGTTAGTCATAGATCGgttaattaattgataaatatGTATATATTCAGGTTCTAGCTGCAGTGAGGAAACTGGTAGATCAATACAAGGATGAGGAGGTCAGTATAACAATAACAGGCCATAGTTTGGGATCAGCACTAGCGACCTTGAATGCAGTGGACATAGCTTACAATGGCTATAACAAGCCAACAGGCGAGCCAAACAAGAGTTTTCGGGtgacagccattgtctttgctagTCCCCGAGTCGGAGACTTAGGCTTCAAGAAGATATATGATGATTTGAAAGATGTTCGAGTGTTGAGGGTCACAAATGCCATGGACCCAATTCCTGACCTTCCACCAATTGCTGTTCATGTGGGAGAAAACTTGCCAATTGACACTAGGGAATCCCAGTTCTTGAAAAGCGATGTTAGTCCACATAATTTGGATGTTTATTGCCATGGGGTTGCAGGTACACAAGGGAGTAAAGGGGGATTTAATTTGGAAGTTCCTCTTGATATTGCATTGATAAACAAAGCAACAGATGGTTTAAACGATGAACATAATTACAATATACCAGCTAAGTGGTGGGTTGAGGAGAATAAGGGTATGGTTGTAAATAAGGATGGGACCTATACAGTGCAATTTTATGTGCCAGATCCTCCCACAGTGCCTCTCAATGAACTGGAAGCTAAATGAAATAAGGTTGTGAGAACCAAGATGGGCCATCATGCCATTACTATCTAATTAATTACTTGTTAAATAATTCTGTGGCTTGGGAAAACCTCTAGAAATTTAATATAATCTATTGAATAATGTAATAATTGCAAATAAGGCCTTTCTAAAGGCAAATATATTGGAGTTAATAAACTCTCGCAACTATTGAAGTTTACATAATCGCTTTATGTATGGCTTCTCTTTATATAAAGCATGACCCGTGAGCCCCCTTAATCCGTCCCTGTATATATACCATGCAAGCCATGCATTATTACTGACTCAAAAACACAAAGCGTCACACATTTgcttgagaagagaaagaagtaaCTTGTAAGAGAGATGGCAGAAAAGTGAAAGGTTCTTACAGAGATAGTTcatcaattttcaataaaatttgtaattttacaaAATAATACTAATATATCtttgtataaaataaaataacttaacTAACTAAcaagttaattaaatttatttgcttataagaaaaaaaaaaaaaactaaacaaCAGTAGAAATAGATCGCTTAGCATTATTGCCATACTAATTAAGTTACTTGTTCATTAGCAGTGCCATGCATTCAAGTAAAATCAATATACATATATAATGATTTTATCATAAATTATGATGGAATTTATATAAAATCTACCATAATCAAtggttataataaaatttttatacatatatatcgatttcattatataatttcttttttcttaaaacatattttaaataatttattttctacACTAACTTAATTCAATTATCTTTTGAAATAATTGTACCCTGATAAATCTTcataattaacattaatttttAACAAACGGTCCGAAATTAACTCTCTTAAAAACATTACATAAAAACTTAATGCGTATAAAAGGTATATTTAGGGTTATCGTTTTATGAAATAGCTTTGATCATCGGCATAATGCtaaatataatttatgcatttattGGCATGTTAATTATTTAGCCCATTTTTTACTTATTGTTTTAGctgattttcatataattaaataaataatttaataaaatattttttctattttttcatataattaattaaaattatttttaatttaacaatttttaatttttgtttttaaataaaaaattatttttttatattttatgtaattagaaaaataaataaattataattataaatataaactattatattatatttatataattttaaattataatattatatttatataattttaaactataatattatatttataataataaaaaattattttcaagtgattttatttttattaattaaaattaagctgAATTGGACATATAAATTAAGTAAGAAGGCAAATTGAGCATTAATTCTAATATAAATTAACCCGCTGCACGCTACTTTGTGATTCTCACTTGTCAAAAAATTGGATTAAATtatgtttaaattaaaatttccaaaaaaattagactcaaaattaaaaataaataaaattaaacatatCCAATAAATATAAGGAAAAATTAAGCATTAAGCCTTCCTTTCTTCTCCTTGTTTCTGCTTTAAGATGGTCCTTCTCTATCACTTTTCCATTCGATCAATATTAGCCTGGGTTGTTTACTTCTAGAGAATTCCTCAATCATCCTCCATTCcatatttctttttatttcttttctataatctttaaattatttaaactttttcaacctcaaaattattttttttattttcattttatttaatttttatttgtttctaCTTTCTAGTGCCTTCACTATCACTTTTCCCCGTATTTTGTTATAAACTTTACAATCCACtcttaattaaattatgatatatGTAACATCCAGGTTCTATCAGCAGTGAAGAAACTGATTTATCAATAAAAGGATGAGAAGGCTAGTTTAACATTAACAAGCCATATTTTGGGATCTGCCCTAGCAACCTTGAATGCAGTGGACATAGCGATAAATTTCAATAGCTATTACTAAACTTTAAGAGTTATAGCAGAGTTATTTTAActataaaaatgtaatataagactttttaaactttaaaattttgtatAGTAAAATTGTTTTAACTTTCAATAGCTGGTTTCTCCACTTTTTCCTCGACTGCCCTTTGTGACGTAGGattcatatcctaatcaaaataagaaaaataaacagatttgcattagtgtcacatcgactcttacaaatgcaatgcatggtatggacaatatctagacccagaaacgcctaaaccgtgctctgatatcactaaatgtgacaccccttgcccatctatagtgtagccaatcAAAACATGCCACACAGGGTGCCGGAGCACTTCTTTTACCTTATTTCTTTACCATTCTTGATTGTTTTAATTAAAATgccttttatgtaaaattcaaaTATATAAGTCCTttagaaagaaaatttaattaatttaaattttcgtaaattttgtagaaaattcgataaagtgctggctgtaaattggaaaaagaaaatcttctgaacctgttaaaagacactcccaataatttttcaaacccaCAACTCCAAATATATTATCAATGCTCAACacattctcatcaatttcttaacaatttctcaacaatttctcaatttgtcattcattcaatttatatcataatcatactcaaatcataaataaatactcaaattttaattataaacacaaatttacagataattgcattaatacaaaattacattacagaagtttcaaatatacatgataaaataaaagtttaattacaaagtttgCAAAAATTACAAAGTttgcaaaaattacaaaatacaaaatgtaacgtagtgtcctaccaaatgcactgtagctgagaggtgacacaggacactagcagatctgatCCTCACCTAGATTGGAGTCTATTGGGATCACGCTCTGTATTTctaatacctacgcgttgcaaaagcaacgcactaagcagtactgtttagtggtgccaataataaaataaaaagagctaaAAAGAAGTAAACAAGTAGATGTATGTTGATTTTTTTTCATACGGACAAGTTTCTagtaattatttatagtattattattttggtactttttatattaataactgattaaaatttataaatatttatttttggttgtccaagtaacctgtaccagttgactggactggataaacggttaaactagcactgggtaccaagtacctcgagccgtcacaccaccgGTCACATGGTGTCTCTCGGTGTGtaatagaacaactaataagttgtaataaatattaggcataaggccaaataTCACAAtagtgtcaaaatggctaaaagccataaaattacagaatggccacttaagccatgaatcacagaatgacatgatgccatatgcagtactgctaacagaaccctactggcatgctaacctatccaaaccaattatactaggcctactagggcatattacacttttaattatgcaattctttgcaattgaagttcaattgttactattcattttattagtcaactaaaatgttgacttttttttatagacaataggtatattggttttaatatcaccaATATATCATATTTCGCATTATAAAATTgtgggcattgattgccaataccaagtcaaagcttagtgttggttatttacaattttcagatttcaagcactaagtttactgttccattggtcatttgtatagtaagaatttgacaaaattctctccatgaaagttgtacctTTATGTgtcatctttaattcccttttcaaatcacttcatttgaagtttttttagctcaagttatggccattttactataactggccagattaccgtttacctagaatttctgggcaatcctggttctgtcagatttggtagctcaacattggctagcaatttcatttggttaagtccaaaatttgagtttgtgttctacatgaaagttgttctaaattgtctaagcttttcattaatgtaaatttcaggtcaattggacatttctaccatgagttatgatcaaatgaatgaatactgttcatttggtcattttgcccaggcagaatgtgtgttacccgaatttagtcaatttttaagTCAGTCTATTGTGATTTTTTGGGcagagtttcttcatcaaagttatgccatATGTATCTAATtttatatccaattggccttgcactaattgaacctacacaactcaagttatagttatccaaacctgctggactcacatccagccccgcaggtcacctaaggcagcatatCTAACCTCAATTTCATTGacacaaatcacttcaattcctcatcaaatatagccaaatggtcactaattgactattacaacattaatttatgtTCTATTGCATCAACCCTTAAATTtgagtttcaaaaccctaaccctaaattttcaaaGTGCTAATTCATGCACTAAACTTATAATTTAATGGTTTAAGTGTTACATTCACATCAAGGGCAGCCTATAcactcatttatatatatataaaaaaaaaataataatcacaACCCTAAGAGGGCTATGGCTGCTAAAATTTGGGTGAATCATACACGGGGTTTTCTTTATAAATTTCTTACACTTATCAACATAATTCAACCCCATAACATGAATTAATAGAAAAACAAAAAAGAAGTGGTTGGATAGTAACCTTGTTAGAGCTCCCAATTGAGCTTGctaatcttcaagatttctctcttctaatggctgcctagAAGTGATTTAAGGTATGGGGAGAAGTTTTAATGAAGCAAATTTAGGATTTTAGGGTGAATTATCAAGGAATATTTTAGTGAGAAGTTGAACAAAATGGTGagagagaagaagagatggagatcAGTTGTTGAAGAAGATGAACCAGAAAATGGTTcttcattttaactcattttttttcctttttaattgctTTAAGAGTGGTTGTTAAgttttgattggtggagggcataATAATGACATCATGCTTACTTAGTAAATCAAATTTACCTTcatttattttctactcattttaatttaatttttagtaatatttatttatattttacatcataataattatttacttaattggacaagtaggtcaaaaatcatctctgaagacgaaatgaccaaaatgcccctcattttGCTCAACTGagaaaaattgtctgtaccgatctaaaaatttttctaagcattttcttggcattctaatgccatcgaaacctcaatgactcttctttggaatcaaaaaaattatttcacggaatttctctagggtttagggctactagctgcgaAGACAacaacttcccattagggtcacccatcaccgaggcaccggctcatttaactttattgtattttatttctaaaatttttccttaatttttcttacacttatttgaattttttatggctcatcactctagtctaattatagtttcagacattctggttattcggacagacattggtcatcgaaatagtagaacgtatggactatctaaagtgaggatgttatagctcttcccctctaaataaaatttcatcctcgaaatttacctggcatAAGTAGTCAAGGAAATGCTACCTTCTTGCTTCTccacttccttgtattgcctcatcaatGTCTAGGTTTGACTCCTCTCTAGCCTCTATGGCATATAcccgtggtgccaccctgacttcgggccttttGACTGTCTCAGAAAAGACTTTCTGTGAAATATCAGCCATCTCTACTCTACTAGATCTTCTACCCCTTTGCGTTATGGtggcaggtctatcaacttgtgctGGAACTTCTAAATCACTCCTCTaaaggcaatctcttatgaagtgatctgtagccccacacttgaaacagtctccagttaacagtcgacactcccctttgTGTCTCTTGCCATAGTTCATGCATTCTGGCACTAGAGCTGATCCCCTCATTACTATGctaggggagctagctatagatatcctagtctggcctctctggccctgtgtctgatcttgtgaaccagaacccttaagcttcttattatcagttggtatacttgactgccctagtcccaattccctcttacgctacctatctttcctattctatTCACTTACtaggaccctttccactttcattGAGGCTTCAACCTATTTTGTAAAATCCAAAATTCCCAAAGCTgttatcataattttaatattatcatttagcccctcttcaaaccttctgcacctctcaacttctgtggggactatctctctccCCTATCTACTCAATCTCACAAATTTTCTCTTATATTCTACTACAGTCAACTGTCTTTGCCTCAagctaataaactctcttcttctgtctTCTAGGTACatacttcccacatacttcttcctaaactcggtgaggaagaaatcccaagttatcaactctgGTTAGACCTCACTAGATATGGTGTCCCACTACTAATAAGCGTCGCCTTGGagcagggacacaacaccctccaagttctgctctggggtgcaatggagtTGCTTCAATACTAGGATAGTTCTGTCTAACAAATTCTCAGctgccaccgagtcatcttctttcttacccaagAAGTTCACAGCCCCAAATTTTCTGAGCTTTTCtaaatgtgatttctgctgtggaggtggtgacgGTGGCAtaactccagccatttgtctgaagaattcttcCATTTACTGAAACATAGCCGATGGAGGCTGTACAGGCACTGCTAGtgttggtggagtaggttctcctctGCCTCCAGTCTcagctacaggtggagcatgactctccatctCTTCCTTGACTGCCCTTTGTgacgtagggtccatatcctaatcaaaataagaaaaacaaacagatctgtattagtgtcacctcgactcttacaaatgcaatgcatggtatggacaatATCTAGACTCAGAAAtgtctaaaccgtgctctgatatcactaaatgtgacatcccttgCCCATCTACAATGCAGCCAAGCAAAATATGCCACATAGGGTGCCGGAGCACTTCCTTTACCTTATTTCTTTACCATTCTTAATTGTATTAATTAAAATtccttttatgtaaaattcaaaTATATAAGTCCTttagaaagaaaatttaattaatttaaattttcacaaattttgtagaaaattcggcgaagtgccggctgtaaattagaaaaagaaaatctcctgaacctgttaaaagacactgccaataatttttcaaaccaACAACTCCAAATATATTATCAATTCTCAACacattctcatcaatttctcaacaatttctcaatttgtcattcattcaattcatatcataatcatactcaaatcataaataaatactcaaattttatttataaacacaaatttacagataattacattaatacaaaattacattacagaagtttcaaatatacatgataaaataaaattttaattacaaagtttgcaaaaattacaaaatacaaaatgtaacctagtgtcctaccaaatgcactgtagctgaaaggtgacacaggacactagcagatctgatCCTCACCCAGATTGGAGTCTACTGGGATCACGCtcagtatctccaatacctacgcgtggcaaaagcaacgcgctaagcaatactgcttagtggtgctaataataaaataaaaagagctaaAAAGAAGCAAACAAATAGAATGTATGTTGATTTTTTTTCATATGGACAAGTttctggtaattatttgtagtgttATTATTTTGGTACTTTTTATATTAATAACTGATTAAAATTTATCCacatttatttttggttgcccaagtaacctataccagttgactggattggataaacgagtaaagtagtactgggtatcaagtacctcgggccgttacaccatcggccacatagtgtctctcggtgtgcaacagaacaactaataagttgtaataaatattaggcacaaggccaagtactaCAAtagtatcagaatggctaaaagccataaaatcacagaatgaccacttaagccatgaatcacagaatggcatgatgccatatgcagtactgctagcaaaaccctattggtatgcaaacctatccaaac
The sequence above is a segment of the Hevea brasiliensis isolate MT/VB/25A 57/8 chromosome 11, ASM3005281v1, whole genome shotgun sequence genome. Coding sequences within it:
- the LOC110672008 gene encoding phospholipase A1-II 4-like, translating into MASARLSAERWRELSGENNWEGLLDPLDYDLRCFIISYGDRAVAIGNAYNDKKFSDCRGFCRYPPEDFFSKLGITNRNPFDYTLTDFIYSRLEDNVFHWDSGPLSTWCAYVAVATDEGKDKLGRREIVLSWRGTTLKVEWHRDLEAIPFIASDLFGVRVPLPLVHYGFHSLYTSKDQNSTYNKTSAREQVLAAVRKLVDQYKDEEVSITITGHSLGSALATLNAVDIAYNGYNKPTGEPNKSFRVTAIVFASPRVGDLGFKKIYDDLKDVRVLRVTNAMDPIPDLPPIAVHVGENLPIDTRESQFLKSDVSPHNLDVYCHGVAGTQGSKGGFNLEVPLDIALINKATDGLNDEHNYNIPAKWWVEENKGMVVNKDGTYTVQFYVPDPPTVPLNELEAK